The DNA region ATCGAGGTGATTACCAAGCGAGCAAGATTCTGAAATGATTGCCGGACAAAAGTCAAATTTATTTCTGGTCCTGGTGCCAGAATAAGGTGAAGAAAATGGCTCAACTCTTGACTGATAGATGTGACAGATCACTGGGGAAGAATCCTCGCCGGTGTGGACTATGTATGCTCAGGGACTCATGCCAAGCCGTTCGCTCTTGCCAAACATGTCTTACCCCTTCACAAGGCATGTGGAGAAAGGATAGCGGTCCTGGGCGGTTCTAATCGAGGCAGGAGCGGTCCGTATGCAGATCTATAGACAGACGTTCATGATGACACCTGCACTCTAGCAACACTTATTCATCTTGCAAAGACACTTGTCAACTGTCATCTTGACGGACATCCCTTTTGAGAGCTCCGTCTCATATTCTGGCATGTGGCCATTCTTTCAATACGAGCTGTTGTATCGccctgttggtgatgattaGGGACGGACTCCTCGTTCAACCCAGTTAGACCAGTTTTTGAGTCATACCAGATGTCCCAGATCATCGATGCTCTCGACTGTGAGCTCACCCACCTTTCACCGTCCCAGACCCGTTCAGCCCCGGACTCTCACCCAACGATTCAGCCCCCGCCGTTCACATACTAACATGATTCGAGAAGCGTGCTATTCCCCTGAATCGGTCTTGATCATCGTTGACCAAAGACGGTGAAGACCATGATTATGATGAGGCAAAAACGTTGCAACCCCGTAGCCCGTTGATGTATAAAGTGAAAGTTGACACCCTCTCAATCAGCAGCACCCTCTCAACTCATCCACCGGCTTCCATCCGCCTTCGTTCCCtaaagacaagaaaacacGCTCATTAGCTTCCATCTTCGATATGCATATCAGAAAGATCtccgccatcatcgcccaggTCAGCCTGACGTCGGCCAGTGTTCTGGCTGGACACGACATGGGGTAAGCTCACTTACAATCACCACAACACCCGTCACATACTGACCCACCCCCTCAGCAAGCGCGACAGCTGGGAAGACGCCAAAGCATTCGCACTCCCTAAGGCAAGCGAGACAGCGGCCAAGTTCAACGCCGCCCCCGAGGCCAtgatcaccccctcccctgttGTTTCCAAGCGCCAGTTCTTCGGCGGCATCCGTCCAGACGCCGGGTTCGAAATCGGCCGCCAGCAAGGTCTCGCCGCTGCCCAGGCCGCCCAGGAGCGCGTCGACAGGATCACCAATGACTTCAACTCGCGCTTCCCTCCCTTGTTTCCCGGGTTCCGCAACAACGGCTACAACAACAAGCGTGGCGACGATATGGACCAGGGCCAGCAGTACAATGATGACCCTGACCGGTGGGATGACAACAATGGGGTTTACCATTCGTATTACTCTGGGGCTGCTGCGGGTTATGCCTCTGCTGCCAACGACGGTGCTTACAAGGACGCCAACCAGGCTCAGCAGGGCTGGCAGCGTGGTGCGCCTGACTGGCAGGCTCATGCCTCGAGCTGGGCTGGTTATGGGGATTAtgttgctgcttctgctcatGGTCTGGCTAGTGAGGCAGTTGCTTCTGCGAATGGTGttgctgctactgctgctgccgggtatggtgatggggactgggagggggatgttgctTCTGCGCATGGCGTGGCTAGTGGTTATCAGTCTGAGTATTACCAGGGGGGTGTTGCTAGCCCTTCTGGGGTGCAGCCCACGGCTTCTGCTTCGCATGGTACGCAGATGGTGCAGGTTAATGAGGGGGCGGCTGGGGtgtcgggggggagggcggtggggctcgttgttggggtggcgggggttgtttttgggatgTTGTAAGCTCTGGGACGGGGGTCGTTCTGtcaaggggaagaggaggagcttcgATACCCCTAGGTGGTGGCTTCTCTCTTtcgttgggaggggggttggtgggggaagTAGGCACGTATGTGTGTCCTTCGCTTTTTTCTGTGCTGGATATTTTTTCTCCGTGATCCCAGCTGTATAGAAAGTTGGTGACATAAAGCGGGAAATAAGATTGGGTTTAGTTTGGGGTAATAATTGGTGGGGATTTTATAGACTTGTAAAGTagcttggtggtgaagagtaGGGCGGTAACACTTTTGTGTTTCGAATCCTTTCTCATCTGCATCCAACAGTGGTGAAAGGGATCTTCTATGATTGGAGTGTACAAGATATCTTACATCTGTTTCCACCTTATCCAATACCTTTTCTcattccttcttcttctcctccttgggtCTAAAAGCCAAATGATACGTCCCCAACTCCTCACTAGTAATCTTGCCCGGCGACCTGACCATCAAATCCTCCCCTTTCATACTCTTTGGAAAAGCAATCACATCCCTTACTGAGTCTGTCCCTGTGAGCACCGCACAGAGCCGATCAAACCCCAACGCGAACCCTGCGTGTGGCGGACACCCCGCTCTTAACGCTTCGAGTAGATGAGAGAATTGCTTGACACCCTTGTCGGACATTTTGAGAATCTGCCTAAAGACATACTCCTGCATTTTCGCCGTGTGGATCCTTCTCGACCCACCACCTAGCTCAACCCCGTTGAGGACGAGGTCGTAGTGGTCTGCTCTTGCGGCTAGGGGGTTGGTAACCATCAGCTCGACGTCTGCGTCGGTTAGGGGGGCAGTGAAGGGGTGGTGTGTTGCGCTGAAGCCTGattggcctccttggcccGGGTCGGTTTCGGTGTTGGGTGTGAACATGGGGAAGTTTTGGACCCAGAGGAAGTTAAACTgatgagagggggggaggaagccaGAGGTGACGGCGGAGGAGTATAAAAGGGTGCGGATTTGGCCTAGGGCGGTGGAACCAcctgaaaagggggtgggaggtcgGGCTTGGAAAAAGATGACGTCGCctgaggtgagggaggggtagaGGTTGGTTATTGTTTCGAAGCcggagtgggagaggggggagagacCCATTaggggtttggaggtgtCGATTATTAGGGCGGCGGGTTGgccgttggggttgagggagaagagggcgggggggagggtggagaggaaggtgtggATGAAGGTTGTTGTGTCCCGaatggagggggaggtggtcggGGTGAAGACGAAGGTGTCGAttgtgggagaggggaggggggagatcatggaggtgaaggattcggggagggggacgtTGGGGGTTATTTCAAAGGGGATGCGGGTGTCGGGCTTGTCAACGCCGAAGCGGGACATGGCTTCTTCGTAGGTGATTCGGGGGAAGGGTTTGTCTGATACAGGccaggggttgggggatgggtcggaggaggggggggtgcgTCTGGGGACGGGGTAGCGCTCGTTGGTGTCGGATTGGACGAGTTCGAATTGGGAGTTGAGGGACTTCATGAGGTCTTTCATGATGGACTCGACTGTGCGCATGACGTCTTGGCCGGTGGCGAAGGACATTTCGAGATCCAACTGTCAAGGGGGCATTagatggtgttgtggtcAAGTCAAGTCTGCGGAATTCACCTGGGTAAACTCGGGCTGTCTGTCGGCTCTGAGGTCTTCGTCACGGAAGCATCTCGCAAACTGGTAGTACCCACGGATACCGCTGGACATGAGAATCTGCTTGTACTGCTGAGGGCTCTGGGGAAGGGCGTATGCTAAACCAGCCCGTCGTGTTGGAACTAAGAACTCGCGAGCCCCCTCAGGCGTAGACTTGAAGAGGATTGGTGTTTCCACCTCGGTAAAGTTAAGATCGGTGAGGGACTTGCGCAGTTCATGGCCGATCTTTGGGCGTGCACGAATACGAGCCTGGAGAGCCTCATCGAAGCGGATCTGAAGGTGCCGGGCCGAGGGCGGGAACTGCACCCCCTTGGACACGATGATATCCTTGGGGAAAGCATTAAGAGGCTGAATATTCTGCAGAGAAATCTCGAGATGTGTGACGCCTTTGGGAAAAGAGCCAGGAACATCTCTTTGAGAGGAGGCAGACAAGTCTCGGTCGCCTTTTTGAGATACGACAGTTCCGGTCACTGCGACTGGACTGTGGAGAGGCAGAGCCCTAAGAGCGAGATGGGCCTCGTGTCCAGGAGGAGGGTTAGATTCATCACCGGGCTCGGAGTGGGATACAACCTGGATAGACGGCCCATTGTCGACTTGCACATTGGCAAagatgagcttcttggaCGATATCCTTCTCTGGGAGAGAAAGCCATGTACTGTGACTGTCTGGCCATTCACAAACTGGTTGGCACTGGACGCCTGGGGAAAGTGATCTTTATTCTACATCAGCCGAGGAACTATGAATTCTGGAACAGATATCTCTCCATACTATAGCTCGACCATTCTTCCCGAAGCTGCTGTGTGATATCACTATGAGTGAACCGTTGAGGTACCCACGAGACACCTGATGGCCGGCGGATGAGTCGAGGCTGGAGAAAACTGGTGCACGGTCTGAAATTTGAGGGTCTCAAGCTGGTGAGACGCCTCATGGAAGGCCGTGAGAGGGCCATGCTCTGTATAGAAAGTCGAAAGTTGCAACTTGTGCACACCAGAACTTGGGCCAATTCACTACCAAATTCACTGGCAGCAGTCTCATGGGGGGAGCTTCAGAGCTGCGAGCCTGCCGACAGCCGGCAGGCAACGGCAGGCAACGGCAGGCCCCACTCTTGCTCGGCTGATGTTTGGCCCGAGCACTCTGTGGTGGGGCCCTCTGGCAGAGCTGGCCGCGACCTACAAAAGTTTTGCGGCTCGATCCATTTTGGAAttttcctcttttcttcttcatgacCCTCTCATTCAATACAAAGTGAGTagcacccaccaccaccaccaattTTTACCGCAAATATCACCAGCTAACAGTTGTTTATCCAGATGATGAAAGCCAGCGTGTTCCACATGATAAAGCTTCCGCTTCTTCAAACTtccaaactcccccctcacGGGGCTTAGGTGGTTTGGTTGGGAGATGGAGTTGGAATTATGAAATAAGCGTTCGGCACACCGACCTTGTTACTTATCGGACGCAATAACGGCATCTCTGATTACACTGAATGAGAAGGGGTTGACTCTGGGGCTTTGTTTCTGGTAGTTTTTGTGACCTTTCGTATCGCTGAAGGCATCCTCGATGGGCATAGGGTTGCGTTCACGACGGGGCCAGTCACCAAATTAAGGTGCTTGGAGACTCTGCCTGGTGGTGTACTGTCACTTGATGTTTGGAGATGATGCCCTCGGCGACAAGTTTGTTGCGAGTAAGTTGGTCGCGGACACGAGCGGAACTGTATCTTGAAAATGTTGACTGGGACAAGTGTTCCACATCGTCTTCATGTTCGGATACGCCTGTAGCACTAGTTTACCTGTCCACAATATCACGTTTGGATGATTGAACACAAATATAATGCACATGTCTCGGATACATGAAATCAAGCGGGAACCCGCAAAGGCGGCCCCTCGATTTCCGTCCCGTTGACCCATGTCACTGGGAGAGACCCGCCTACCCGACTGCCCATCCACACACGGCAGCACGGCAGGTTCCTTTTGACGTGGGTTTCCCAGTTACATTTGCTGTCCTGCATTGCAGAGAGTATCAACCTATCAACCTATCAACTTCGCCCGCAGACCGTTCCCAGCTTGCCCGCCTTGCGGCCCCTAATGCACGCTTAGGTCACCTCACCTCGCCGGCTAGGAACCGTTCACTGTCCGCTGCCCGACCTGCCccatctcaccatcatcccccagGCCATCTCCGCTATCACTGGACACCCGCTCCAAGTCCCTGTCGCGAGCCATCACACGCCATCAACACATTGAGCTTGGAGGGCGCTTTTTGCAGCAGCGTAGCCCCGTGCCAGTTCAACgacatccccatctccagcagTCATGGCGAGCTCCTTTGAAAAGTCCGTCAAGGGCGcgaccaagatcaaggtcCGTAGACTTCCCCCCCCACCTTGTGCCCGCGAGAATTGTCGGCTTGTTTTTATCGTTGTCCGGGCCTGACCAACTGTATCGCTCACAGGCCGCGCCTCCGAAAACAAAATACATCGAGCACATTCTAGTTGCGACACATTCGGGCGAGGCGGGCGTGGGCGAGGTATTCCGGGCGCTCCACCACCGGTTGCG from Podospora pseudoanserina strain CBS 124.78 chromosome 1, whole genome shotgun sequence includes:
- the MSD1 gene encoding aspartate--tRNA ligase msd1 (EggNog:ENOG503NUX2; COG:J; BUSCO:EOG09261Q18), producing the protein MALSRPSMRRLTSLRPSNFRPCTSFLQPRLIRRPSGVSWVPQRFTHSDITQQLREEWSSYNHFPQASSANQFVNGQTVTVHGFLSQRRISSKKLIFANVQVDNGPSIQVVSHSEPGDESNPPPGHEAHLALRALPLHSPVAVTGTVVSQKGDRDLSASSQRDVPGSFPKGVTHLEISLQNIQPLNAFPKDIIVSKGVQFPPSARHLQIRFDEALQARIRARPKIGHELRKSLTDLNFTEVETPILFKSTPEGAREFLVPTRRAGLAYALPQSPQQYKQILMSSGIRGYYQFARCFRDEDLRADRQPEFTQLDLEMSFATGQDVMRTVESIMKDLMKSLNSQFELVQSDTNERYPVPRRTPPSSDPSPNPWPVSDKPFPRITYEEAMSRFGVDKPDTRIPFEITPNVPLPESFTSMISPLPSPTIDTFVFTPTTSPSIRDTTTFIHTFLSTLPPALFSLNPNGQPAALIIDTSKPLMGLSPLSHSGFETITNLYPSLTSGDVIFFQARPPTPFSGGSTALGQIRTLLYSSAVTSGFLPPSHQFNFLWVQNFPMFTPNTETDPGQGGQSGFSATHHPFTAPLTDADVELMVTNPLAARADHYDLVLNGVELGGGSRRIHTAKMQEYVFRQILKMSDKGVKQFSHLLEALRAGCPPHAGFALGFDRLCAVLTGTDSVRDVIAFPKSMKGEDLMVRSPGKITSEELGTYHLAFRPKEEKKKE